A genome region from Leptonema illini DSM 21528 includes the following:
- a CDS encoding hybrid sensor histidine kinase/response regulator: protein MIGYLLLTFFAAVVYLLFSAGAIRSNPRSARNWLFALALFSLSVWAFCYTWMYAADDVESVKLWYRISALGWIFSPMFYLHFYMVLAKSPSGPLRFLILAGGYIVAVALIVRMQFAPIMAADFIKRDYYWEEVIISPDPWFWLLLFNSFWTIVLGAWLHFRRARRSQRRVEKRQAWIISITIALSALMIYLVNVVLPALHVRPFPSIAIVLNLIPAGIIWWAFHKYDTLALTPGMAADTILEKISDAIVLFDEDGRILSFNRSARNLVGSSIEAGRHVRDLFIEPPSVLEETLSVGEQFQFESTLKLDRPIPVRVEGAAFHNVAGDYMGCSLAIRDIRNIKQLREEINERRHVQEKLEDAMIELKRATRARTDFLTRISHEIRTPMNAILGAGELLADTDLNATQREYLDFSRRAGESLLGLIDNLLDLSRMEAGRFEISKAPFSPHDLAEDVCRILKAEAERKGILLLLEEADVPALLEGDEKSLRQILLNLGGNALKFTENGQVLLRFEVNDQGGRPALVMVVQDTGIGIEPEQMERIFQPFMQGDSSITRRFGRAGLGLAIVRELVDRMDGTMRLKSEPGLFTRFEVSIPVVILEASVKALSEEQPLTLPAIRLLVAEDSPENRQIVAAFLKDQPVLLTFACDGEAAVRCFEEQAFDLVLMDLQMPGVDGYTATRRIRQIEEADHRRRTPVLAFTAHAMSDAAENATEAGCDGVVVKPLRRRKLLESIIQYAASSSSSEQR, encoded by the coding sequence ATGATCGGATACCTCTTACTCACCTTCTTTGCCGCCGTCGTCTACCTGCTCTTTTCTGCAGGTGCGATTCGCAGCAACCCGCGTTCGGCGCGTAACTGGCTTTTTGCGCTTGCTCTTTTCAGCCTGTCCGTCTGGGCCTTCTGTTATACGTGGATGTACGCCGCCGATGACGTTGAAAGCGTGAAGCTCTGGTATCGCATATCGGCGCTTGGCTGGATTTTCAGTCCGATGTTCTATCTGCATTTTTATATGGTGCTGGCGAAATCACCGTCGGGGCCTCTTCGCTTTCTCATCCTTGCAGGCGGTTATATTGTCGCCGTCGCTCTGATCGTGCGCATGCAGTTCGCTCCGATTATGGCGGCTGACTTTATCAAACGCGACTATTACTGGGAAGAGGTGATTATCAGCCCCGATCCGTGGTTCTGGCTGCTTCTCTTCAATTCGTTCTGGACGATCGTTCTCGGAGCCTGGCTGCACTTCCGTCGTGCGCGAAGGTCTCAACGCCGTGTGGAGAAAAGGCAGGCCTGGATCATTTCGATTACGATCGCCCTGTCGGCCTTGATGATCTATCTTGTGAATGTCGTTCTGCCCGCCCTGCACGTGCGTCCGTTTCCGTCGATCGCCATCGTTCTCAACCTGATACCGGCCGGCATTATCTGGTGGGCATTTCACAAATACGATACGCTTGCGCTCACGCCCGGTATGGCCGCCGATACGATCCTGGAAAAGATCAGCGACGCCATCGTGCTTTTTGACGAAGATGGGCGTATCCTGAGCTTTAACCGAAGCGCTCGTAATCTTGTAGGGTCTTCCATCGAAGCGGGCCGTCATGTGCGCGATCTTTTTATCGAGCCTCCTTCTGTACTTGAAGAGACGCTCTCGGTTGGCGAGCAATTTCAGTTCGAGTCGACGCTCAAGCTCGATCGGCCCATCCCCGTGAGAGTGGAAGGGGCGGCCTTTCATAACGTCGCCGGCGATTATATGGGATGCTCTCTTGCCATTCGAGACATCCGAAATATCAAGCAGCTTCGTGAAGAGATCAACGAGCGCCGTCACGTTCAGGAGAAGCTTGAAGATGCGATGATCGAACTGAAGCGCGCCACAAGGGCAAGAACGGATTTCCTGACGCGCATCAGCCACGAGATACGCACGCCGATGAACGCCATTCTCGGCGCCGGTGAGCTGCTTGCCGACACCGATCTGAACGCCACACAGCGTGAGTATCTGGATTTTTCGCGAAGGGCCGGCGAAAGCCTGCTCGGACTCATCGACAATCTGCTCGACCTCTCGCGTATGGAGGCCGGTCGCTTTGAGATTTCGAAGGCTCCGTTTTCGCCGCATGATCTTGCCGAAGACGTCTGTCGTATCCTCAAGGCCGAGGCGGAGCGTAAAGGCATTCTGCTTCTGCTTGAAGAGGCGGATGTGCCTGCACTTCTCGAAGGCGACGAAAAAAGCCTGCGTCAGATTCTGCTCAATCTGGGCGGCAACGCCCTCAAATTCACGGAGAACGGACAGGTACTTCTGCGGTTTGAGGTTAACGATCAGGGCGGAAGACCGGCACTTGTAATGGTTGTGCAGGATACGGGCATCGGCATCGAGCCCGAGCAGATGGAGCGTATCTTTCAGCCGTTCATGCAGGGCGACTCTTCTATTACCCGACGCTTCGGCAGAGCAGGCCTTGGCCTTGCTATCGTTCGCGAGCTTGTCGACCGCATGGATGGCACGATGCGACTGAAAAGCGAGCCGGGACTTTTCACGCGCTTCGAGGTTTCTATTCCCGTTGTCATTCTCGAAGCATCTGTAAAGGCTCTCTCAGAAGAACAGCCGTTGACGCTTCCTGCGATTCGTCTGCTTGTCGCCGAGGATTCGCCCGAGAACCGCCAGATCGTCGCCGCTTTCTTGAAAGATCAACCCGTACTTCTGACCTTTGCCTGTGATGGAGAGGCGGCGGTACGCTGTTTTGAAGAGCAGGCCTTCGATCTCGTACTCATGGACTTACAGATGCCGGGCGTCGATGGTTATACGGCGACCCGTCGCATACGACAGATCGAAGAGGCCGATCATCGGCGTCGTACGCCCGTGCTGGCCTTCACGGCGCATGCGATGAGTGATGCCGCCGAAAATGCGACCGAGGCGGGTTGCGACGGCGTCGTCGTCAAGCCTCTGCGCCGGCGCAAGTTGCTCGAAAGCATCATCCAGTATGCCGCTTCGTCTTCCTCGTCGGAGCAGCGCTGA
- a CDS encoding putative bifunctional diguanylate cyclase/phosphodiesterase, translating to MSLFWAMSGDMRHELHLCRIADSWAVIETPATSADTERLLKESEQRLQLVVQQTGQMVYDYDLRTGTITWAGATSEITGYCAEELAAMNIKEWAEHIHPEDREEALSLLDQARKSRGRYSVDYRFRRKNNSYIHIRDNGAFLLDEEQIPFRMIGSMADITEQKIAEDIIRHQAHHDGLTGLPNRTLVLDRIDLALAHARRVGEGFAVLFLDLDRFKPINDTLGHAVGDGLLIAVAQRLVGALRPDDTVSRNGGDEFIVLLPGVPDAPAAGIVAEKIIHELGKPFFIDGFELHISASIGIAVFPTDGKNAEEIIRNADVALYRSKEAGRDRYAFYSDTRGSFGRERITLQQELKAAIPDDQLRLVFLPTISLTSSAVSSYEALLRWQHPRLGLLLPEAFLPIAEETGLMLAIGDWVIDEGLANLKRWSLRGDPSLLRLNISAQQFFQPQFVRRLADRVIAFDLPAQKVRLEIHEAIALQRGGHTEQILRELDAMGFSLSIDNFGTGYGALRSLQDYPIREVKIDRSLIRDMGERRSQWLIQGMVQMARALGLSTVAGGVEHEGQKTLLRQYGCDEAQGWLFGTALQPIGRNPAQ from the coding sequence ATGTCGCTTTTCTGGGCCATGTCGGGAGATATGCGACATGAGCTGCATCTGTGCCGCATCGCCGATTCCTGGGCAGTGATTGAAACACCCGCAACGTCGGCTGATACGGAACGCCTGTTAAAAGAGAGCGAGCAGCGATTGCAGCTGGTCGTACAGCAAACCGGCCAGATGGTCTATGACTACGATCTGCGAACGGGGACGATCACCTGGGCCGGCGCCACCTCAGAGATCACCGGCTACTGCGCCGAAGAGCTGGCCGCCATGAACATCAAGGAATGGGCGGAACATATTCACCCCGAGGATCGCGAAGAAGCGCTGAGCCTGCTCGATCAGGCTCGGAAATCCCGCGGGCGCTACAGCGTCGACTACCGCTTTCGCAGAAAAAACAATAGTTATATTCACATACGGGATAACGGCGCCTTTCTGCTCGATGAAGAGCAGATCCCCTTCCGCATGATCGGCAGTATGGCCGACATCACGGAACAGAAGATCGCCGAAGATATCATAAGACATCAGGCGCATCATGACGGACTGACCGGCCTGCCGAACCGGACGCTCGTTCTTGATCGCATCGATCTCGCCCTTGCTCATGCCCGTCGCGTCGGCGAGGGTTTCGCCGTGCTCTTCCTCGATCTCGACCGCTTCAAGCCCATCAACGACACTCTCGGCCATGCCGTCGGCGACGGATTGCTCATCGCCGTAGCGCAGCGTCTTGTCGGCGCTCTGCGTCCCGATGATACGGTTTCGCGGAACGGAGGCGACGAATTTATCGTTCTTTTACCTGGCGTTCCCGACGCTCCGGCAGCCGGCATCGTCGCTGAAAAGATCATCCATGAGTTAGGCAAACCCTTCTTTATCGACGGCTTCGAATTACACATCTCGGCCTCAATCGGTATCGCCGTTTTCCCGACCGACGGAAAAAACGCCGAAGAGATCATCCGCAACGCCGATGTTGCTCTCTACCGCAGCAAGGAGGCCGGACGTGATCGGTACGCCTTCTATTCCGACACACGCGGGTCGTTCGGTCGCGAGCGCATCACGCTGCAGCAGGAACTCAAAGCGGCCATTCCAGACGACCAGTTACGCCTCGTTTTTCTACCGACAATATCGTTAACCAGCAGCGCCGTGAGCAGCTATGAAGCCCTGCTTCGATGGCAACATCCCCGATTGGGCCTGCTGCTGCCCGAGGCCTTTCTGCCTATCGCCGAAGAGACGGGGCTCATGCTCGCCATCGGCGACTGGGTCATCGACGAAGGCCTGGCGAATTTGAAGCGCTGGTCGCTACGGGGAGATCCATCCCTGCTCCGTCTGAACATCTCGGCGCAGCAGTTCTTCCAGCCGCAGTTCGTGCGCCGGCTTGCCGACCGCGTCATCGCCTTTGACCTGCCGGCACAGAAGGTCCGGCTTGAGATCCATGAAGCCATCGCCCTTCAGCGCGGCGGCCATACCGAACAGATCCTGCGCGAACTCGACGCCATGGGCTTCTCTCTTTCCATCGACAATTTCGGAACGGGCTACGGTGCCCTGCGTTCGCTACAGGATTATCCGATTCGCGAAGTCAAGATCGACCGTTCGCTGATTCGTGATATGGGGGAGCGACGCAGCCAGTGGCTCATACAGGGTATGGTGCAGATGGCCAGAGCCCTCGGGCTTTCGACCGTCGCCGGCGGCGTCGAGCATGAAGGCCAGAAGACGCTTCTGCGCCAGTACGGATGCGATGAAGCACAGGGATGGCTTTTCGGCACGGCGCTGCAACCGATCGGCCGGAATCCGGCTCAATAA